One stretch of Gambusia affinis linkage group LG05, SWU_Gaff_1.0, whole genome shotgun sequence DNA includes these proteins:
- the cicb gene encoding protein capicua homolog isoform X4 translates to MFSSENPQYLRQGLSMFVWTNVEPRSVPVFPWHSLVPFLAPTQSDAPSHPSEGQHPVNHPQATSLKTDCQGVAALSQEPAEALPTVEKSPPARPPPSSDEPLPEKEKGDVERERPDSETESDVDDPFLPGVVPEQPLSTSPVKRRTQSLSALPKDGDKSSPGKREKDHIRRPMNAFMIFSKRHRALVHQRHPNQDNRTVSKILGEWWYALGAMEKKKYHDLAFQVKEAHFKAHPDWKWCNKDRKKSSSEGRGVPGNKDIRERSMSESTEPHSVELKGVGPGLVGVSERSAGEGHVGQLTRPRAFSQSAMHSLERGDRGNTQALAELAQMCVDSGGQFTSHAPAPSRAQRGVSEDMTSDEERMVICEEEGDDDVIEDPYPSSSIDLKCKERVTDSDSENGSGDEGDRKRVFAPVICSTASSSSSHHIPHGRSVSLSSFPSTRRYDEGRSGVVGFSDHRRKERSDGESKDTLVSEGGSSMQASSLSISSAQPVKSTSPAGGPPSSSVGSLGVSQALGVGAVRVASTVVTNVMRPVISTPLPIASKPRDGGPSSSPHPPERKSLTPQQQPQILIGPGGGVGPPAGGGGCYTSSSPNPVGAGGVVTNLVLGGALPAQSAVQLITPSPHPQPSHQQPLPCTAVSASHSQTNGPLPLLQPQFLPGSPAAPPGGKAITQVQYILPTLPANTNPKSPPQNLSQPTSIFNLPTVPQTHVSLANGKQQGPGLQTGYAPSPAVGVVNPGARVQTQSPVLQGKMFVPMTTVRTAQAPAQQIPIVTPPLPVQNGAQSGSKIIHLASMPVVQSQQPQGGAVHHASPFPVTVGAAVVAPGSAPSQAVLLPPAPTRITYVQSTPGVPSSLPLVSTTTGSSPTQQALPVPGSAYVPSPLATLGFTAIAPPGQTLVQPLIAGQAPLLATAQSPQPSTSAPASGSGGHIVTAIYPPSPSVTMATGVVSMAPVPPSVVYSNPSSASPHILPKHTTAPSAVMQLHLPPHPDRQADRHLPPDRSAERQSDRQVDILAHSDRQVERQNMSSNSNSSAAPPGGSAASIRPSSPPLQIQAPGSTPKLPHLPVRLPQKVKATVATIPVGSYDGGGRGKDRERDKEREKEREREREREKEKEREREAAAANSHFSFEPEPSGHTGSPAAHPSDEPPSSDTPLEGSSTADASDPRNRESITTKEGGWKETLPSSPLPPPSATEPALPPPQTDKDGPTPKKIKARPPPLKKTFDSVDKTGRVLSEVYFEERFAELPEFRPEEVLPSPTLQSLATSPRAILGSYRRKRKNSTDLDSAPDEQASPKRKSRRRSSCSSEPNTPKSAAKCEGDIFTFDRAATDGEDILAELEFEKVPYSSLRRTLDQRRALVMQLFQEQGFFPSAQATAAFQTRYSDIFPSKVCLQLKIREVRQKIMQTATPSDASILGPSESAASAPGPSGSQAGEGAGKGGGDLHDEEVEQGADVSPEELRELQDSSR, encoded by the exons ATGTTTTCCTCAGAGAATCCTCAGTACCTTCGCCAAGGATTAAGCATGTTTG TGTGGACCAATGTAGAACCGCGGTCAGTTCCAGTCTTCCCTTGGCATTCATTGGTTCCTTTCCTGGCACCCACCCAGTCAGATGCTCCATCTCATCCTAGTGAGGGTCAGCACCCTGTTAACCACCCTCAAGCAACCAGTCTTAAGACAG ATTGTCAGGGGGTGGCAGCGCTGTCACAGGAGCCTGCAGAGGCACTTCCCACTGTAGAGAAAAGTCCCCCAGCCAGGCCTCCCCCTTCGTCTGATGAGCCTCTTCCAGAGAAGGAGAAGGGAGATGTGGAGAGGGAAAGACCTGACAGCGAAACCGAGAGTGATGTAGATGATCC CTTCCTCCCAGGAGTTGTACCAGAGCAGCCTCTCTCCACCTCCCCAGTAAAGCGACGTACTCAGTCTCTCAGTGCGCTGCCCAAAGATGGAGACAAGAGCAGTCCAGGAAAG AGGGAGAAGGATCACATCCGGCGACCAATGAATGCATTTATGATTTTCAGTAAGCGTCATCGAGCGTTGGTGCACCAACGGCACCCAAACCAGGACAACAGGACAGTCAGCAAGATTCTTGGAGAGTGGTGGTATGCCCTGGGAgctatggagaaaaaaaagtaccatGACTTGGCCTTCCAG gtgaaAGAGGCCCACTTTAAAGCACACCCAGACTGGAAGTGGTGCAACAAAGACAGGAAGAAGTCCAGCTCTGAAGGTCGCGGTGTCCCAGGAAACAAGGATATCAGAGAAAGAAGCATGTCTGAATCAACAG aGCCCCATTCTGTGGAGCTCAAGGGTGTGGGTCCAGGTCTGGTGGGTGTATCAGAGAGGAGCGCAGGAGAGGGGCATGTGGGTCAGCTTACCCGGCCCAGAGCCTTTTCCCAGAGTGCCATGCACAGCCTGGAGAGGGGAGACAGAGGGAACACTCAAGCTCTGGCAGAGCTGGCCCAG ATGTGTGTGGACAGCGGTGGCCAGTTTACCAGCCATGCTCCTGCACCCTCTCGGGCACAACGGGGGGTCAGTGAGGATATGACCAGTGATGAAGAGCGTATGGTCATCTGTGAAGAGGAAGGAGACGATGATGTCATTG AGGACCCTTATCCCAGCAGCTCCATAGACCTAAAGTGTAAGGAGCGTGTGACCGACAGCGATAGTGAGAACGGTTCAGGAGATGAAGGGGATCGGAAG AGAGTATTTGCGCCCGTCATCTGTTCCACTGCATCATCGTCTTCCTCACACCATATCCCTCATGGCAGGAGTGTCTCACTGTCCTCTTTTCCCAGCACCAGACGTTATGATGAGGGCAGATCTGGAGTGGTAGGGTTTTCAGACcacagaagaaaggaaagaagtgATGGAGAGAGTAAAGACACTTTAGTGAGCGAGGGAGGCAGCAGTATGCAGGCCtcttctctctccatctcttctGCTCAACCAGTCAAATCAACTTCTCCAGCTGGAGGGCCTCCATCCTCATCAGTAGGTTCCCTAGGAGTGAGCCAAGCTCTGGGCGTTGGCGCTGTGAGGGTTGCATCTACCGTAGTGACGAACGTGATGCGTCCGGTCATCAGCACACCTCTTCCAATCGCCAGCAAACCCAGAGATGGCGGCCCGTCGTCAAGCCCGCATCCTCCAGAGAGGAAGTCCCTCACTCCCCAGCAGCAGCCTCAAATTCTGATTGGTCCAGGAGGAGGAGTTGGGCCTCCAGCCGGAGGGGGTGGGTGCTACACTTCATCATCACCAAACCCTGTAGGTGCGGGTGGTGTTGTGACTAACTTAGTGTTAGGAGGGGCTCTGCCTGCTCAGTCTGCTGTCCAGCTCATCACCCCCTCCCCTCACCCTCAGCCGTCTCATCAGCAGCCTCTTCCCTGTACAGCCGTCTCTGCGTCACACAGCCAAACCAACGGCCCCCTACCCCTCCTCCAGCCCCAGTTCCTCCCTGGCTCCCCCGCAGCACCCCCCGGGGGTAAGGCCATCACACAGGTTCAGTACATCCTGCCCACCCTCCCTGCCAACACCAACCCCAAGAGCCCACCGCAGAATCTCAGCCAGCCAACCAGTATCTTCAACCTACCCACAGTTCCACAAACACATGTGTCCCTGGCCAATGGGAAACAGCAGGGGCCCGGTCTGCAGACAGGATACGCTCCCAGCCCTGCAGTGGGCGTGGTCAACCCTGGAGCAAGAG TGCAAACCCAGTCTCCGGTGCTCCAGGGTAAAATGTTTGTTCCCATGACAACAGTTCGGACTGCGCAAGCCCCTGCCCAGCAGATTCCCATTGTCACTCCACCCCTTCCCGTCCAGAATGGTGCACAGTCCGGAAGCAAG aTTATTCATCTTGCCTCGATGCCGGTGGTCCAGTCCCAGCAGCCTCAGGGTGGAGCAGTGCATCATGCCAGCCCCTTCCCAGTAACAGTGGGAGCAGCAGTGGTGGCACCAGGATCTGCCCCCTCCCAGGCGGTGCTGCTGCCGCCTGCACCTACAAG AATTACCTATGTCCAGTCCACCCCGGGGGTCCCATCCTCTCTGCCTCTAGTCTCCACAACAACAGGCTCCTCACCCACCCAGCAGGCTCTACCAGTGCCTGGATCTGCTTATGTTCCCTCACCTTTAGCAACCCTTGGGTTTACAGCCATTGCACCACCTGGACAGACACTGGTTCAGCCACTGATTGCAG GTCAGGCCCCTCTGCTTGCCACAGCTCAGTCCCCACAACCCTCCACCTCTGCCCCTGCCTCAGGTTCCGGGGGCCATATAGTCACCGCCATTTACCCTCCATCACCAAgcgtcaccatggcaacaggggTGGTCTCTATGGCACCAGTGCCCCCCAGCGTGGTCTACTCTAACCCTTCGAGCGCTTCTCCCCACATCCTGCCGAAACACACGACTGCCCCCTCTGCCGTCATGCAGCTCCATCTGCCGCCCCACCCGGACCGGCAAGCGGACAGGCACCTGCCCCCAGACCGATCCGCCGAGCGTCAGAGCGACAGGCAGGTGGACATCCTGGCACATTCAGACAGACAGGTGGAGAGGCAGAACATGAGCTCCAACAGTAACAGCTCGGCGGCACCCCCTGGTGGCTCAGCTGCGTCCATAAGGCCCAGCAGTCCTCCACTTCAGATCCAAGCACCTG GCAGTACACCCAAGTTACCACATCTTCCAGTCAGGCTCCCCCAGAAAGTAAAAGCAACGGTGGCGACCATTCCTGTTGGCAGCTATGACGGAGGAGGCCGAGGGAAAGACAGAGAACGAGAcaaagagagggagaaggaaagagagagagaacgagaacgagagaaggagaaggagagggagagagaagcagcagcagccaatAGTCATTTCTCCTTTGAGCCCGAGCCTTCAGGGCACACGGGGTCTCCGGCAGCACATCCCAGTGATGAGCCGCCGTCCTCCGACACACCACTGGAGGGTTCCAGCACCGCGGACGCCTCTGACCCAAGGAACAGGGAAAGCATAACAACCAAAGAG gGTGGGTGGAAGGAGAccctcccctcctctcctctccccccTCCGTCAGCCACAGAACCCGCTTTGCCTCCTCCACAGACAGACAAAGACGGACCTACACCCAAAAAGATCAAAGCCCGCCCACCACCACTAAAGAAAACCTTCGACTCTGTCGATAA GACTGGCAGGGTTCTCTCAGAGGTATATTTCGAGGAGCGGTTTGCCGAGCTGCCGGAGTTTCGACCCGAGGAGGTTTTGCCGTCACCCACCCTACAGAGTCTGGCCACGTCACCTCGCGCCATCCTGGGCAGCTATCGTCGCAAGAGGAAGAACTCAACAG ATTTGGATTCTGCACCTGATGAGCAAGCCTCTCCAAAGAGGAAGAGTCGGCGGCgttccagctgcagctctgaaccCAACACACCTAAAAGTGCTGCCAAATGTGAAGGAGACATCTTCACCTTCGACAGAGCAG CCACAGATGGAGAGGACATTCTGGcagaactggagtttgaaaaGGTGCCGTATTCGTCCCTGCGACGAACTCTTGACCAGAGGAGGGCACTGGTCATGCAGCTGTTCCAGGAGCAGGGCTTCTTTCCGTCAG CTCAGGCCACTGCAGCATTCCAGACAAGATACTCGGACATTTTCCCCTCCAAGGTTTGTCTGCAGCTGAAGATCAGGGAGGTTCGGCAGAAGATCATGCAGACAGCGACACCCTCTGATGCCTCCATTTTAGGCCCGTCAGAGTCCGCTGCATCGGCTCCAGGACCATCCGGCTCCCAGGCGGGGGAGGGGGCTGGCAAAGGAGGTGGAGACCTGCATGATGAGGAAGTGGAACAGGGAGCAGACGTGAGTCCAGAGGAGCTTCGTGAGTTACAGGACTCTTCTAGATGA